The nucleotide sequence CGCTGGCAATGGCCGTCCATCCCGTGCAGTGCCTCGAGCACGAACGACGCACAAGGTTCTGTGGTATCAGAAGGAGGGTAAAGGCGAAATTAAACCCAAACCTAAGGTATTAAAGCAAGTCCTCGATCCAAAGAAGGGAGATAAAATACCACCAGATAACACAGTGCGCTCGCTATTTGATGCGGCTGAAGCTGAGCTCATTGCTCAATCTGAAATAGCCCGCCTCTTGACCCCTGAGGATATGGAGGAAGAGCCGATAACTGGTTTTCCTGAGCCCCGCTTTGACAAAGTGCAACCAGACATCACAGCGACTGGTGATTTCTTCGGGCAGGTAAACACACTAAGCCAAGCTGCTGCGCAGAATCTTGCCGTTCAAACCATGACCGGTATGCCCAGTGTGAACCCAATATCAAACGAATTAGCTAACAATCCTCAGCAGACTATTAATAGTCTTGCGACGATCCTGGGTGTGCCGCTTCCAGCTAATCTTTCTCCTCAACAAATTAACGCGCTCATTAACCTCGCCCAAAACTTGCCTCCTCAGTCTACCGCAGATTTCACGACAATTCTCAACAATCAGACTCTCTCAGAAATTGTTCCGCAGCTCACCCCACCAGCAACAACGCCATTTTAAGCAGATTCTGAATAGTGCGTTGGCTTGGACATCTTACTCTAAGTATCGCCACCAAGCATGGTGAGAGGTTCTTCCACTTGCGAGCCACATCTGTTCAAAATCTGTTAATGGCAAAGCTCTTGGGAAATCGCACTTATAGAAAACAGGGCATGAGGCTATCAGAGCGAGTCCTTGTTGCCAGTAGTTTAAATCATCTGTGGCAAAATGGAAATAGCCGCCAGTTTTCAAGACCCTTCTTAAAGCCTTTAAAAAAGGCATCTGGAGCAATCGATATTTGGCGTGGCGTCGCTTCGGCCAAGGATCAGGGAAAAGCAGGTGTAGGCAAGATACGGAACGTTTGGGGACTAGATATTCTAGAGAGTAAAGAGCATCCAAACGCAAGACGCGAACGTTTCGCAGGCCCAGCTGGTCAGCTTTCTTGGCTATCTTCATCGCCCGTCCTTTGAGCCGTTCGATGGCGAGAAAGTTTATCTCAGGATACTGCATGGCAGATTGAATCACAAAGCCACCGTCGCCCGCACCGAGGTCGATCTCAAAAGGTTGATCTGGATTAGGGTATAACGTTTCCAAACATAAAGGCTGGCACAAATTCGCTGCGTTGATTTCGATCCACGAAGC is from Candidatus Methylacidiphilales bacterium and encodes:
- the trmB gene encoding tRNA (guanosine(46)-N7)-methyltransferase TrmB, whose product is METLYPNPDQPFEIDLGAGDGGFVIQSAMQYPEINFLAIERLKGRAMKIAKKADQLGLRNVRVLRLDALYSLEYLVPKRSVSCLHLLFPDPWPKRRHAKYRLLQMPFLKALRRVLKTGGYFHFATDDLNYWQQGLALIASCPVFYKCDFPRALPLTDFEQMWLASGRTSHHAWWRYLE